The following proteins are encoded in a genomic region of Garra rufa chromosome 22, GarRuf1.0, whole genome shotgun sequence:
- the mapta gene encoding uncharacterized protein mapta isoform X8, producing MEALGEAQENVDATLSEVDHIVIASNEDAKKTESTPPCTSTVGSPKGVHVSPARKSMVPVAQFKAQSKANGDAEKRAPSSSRPHAAGTKIPAMTAVAKNGKDSPKTPETSGHSSPGTPKSPASKAAGGKPPSTGNEIKKVAVIRSTPKSPKNRSPTSLSAAAPLPDLKNVRAKIGSTDNLKHQPGGGRVQILDQKVDFSSVQSKCGSKANLKHVPGGGNVQVFDQMLDFSNVPSRCGSKDNIKHTPGGGNVKILDQKVDFSSVQSKCGSKDNMKHVPGGGNVQILDQKLDLTSVQARCGSKDNIKHVPGGGKVQILHKKIDLTNVQAKCGSKDNIRHKPGGGNIEIRSEKLEFKAQSKVGSMDNIKHVPGGGSRRIESHKLLFREQAKARTDHGAEIVSLEESPHGLSTVSSSGSINMADPPQLSTLADQVSASLAKQGL from the exons ATGGAAGCACTGGGCGAAGCACAGGAGAACGTTGATGCTACGTTATCAGAGGTTGATCACATCGTTATCGCTTCCAACGAAGATGCAAAAAAGACAGAATCCACTCCTCCCTGTACAAGCACAGTTGGCTCTCCAAAAGGTGTCCACGTCTCCCCAGCAAGAAAATCCATGGTGCCAGTGGCTCAGTTCAAAG CTCAGTCCAAGGCCAATGGTGATGCTGAGAAGAGG GCTCCTAGTAGCAGTAGACCTCATGCTGCCGGTACAAAGATTCCTGCCATGACTGCGGTTGCCAAAAATGGAAAAG ACTCTCCTAAGACCCCCGAGACCAGCGGGCACAGCAGCCCCGGCACTCCCAAATCCCCTGCCAGCAAGGCTGCGGGTGGCAAGCCTCCAAGCACAGGAAATGAAATCAAGAAGGTCGCAGTGATTCGCTCGACCCCTAAATCTCCGAAGAACCGTTCACCCACATCACTGTCGGCCGCTGCCCCCCTCCCTGATCTGAAGAACGTACGAGCCAAAATCGGCTCCACTGACAACTTAAAGCACCAGCCTGGAGGCGGCCGG GTACAAATTCTTGATCAGAAGGTGGATTTCAGTAGTGTTCAGTCTAAGTGTGGCTCCAAAGCCAATCTCAAGCATGTACCAGGAGGTGGAAAT GTGCAAGTTTTTGATCAGATGTTGGACTTTAGTAATGTCCCTTCTAGGTGTGGCTCCAAAGACAATATCAAACATACACCCGGAGGTGGCAAT GTCAAAATTCTTGATCAGAAGGTGGACTTCAGTTCTGTCCAGTCAAAGTGTGGCTCCAAAGACAATATGAAACATGTGCCGGGAGGTGGCAAT GTTCAAATTCTTGATCAGAAGTTGGACTTAACTAGCGTGCAGGCTAGATGTGGTTCCAAAGATAATATCAAACATGTACCCGGAGGTGGAAAA gTCCAAATCCTCCACAAAAAGATTGACCTGACCAATGTGCAGGCGAAGTGTGGCTCGAAAGACAACATTCGCCACAAACCAG GTGGAGGAAACATTGAGATCAGATCTGAGAAGCTTGAATTCAAGGCTCAGTCAAAGGTCGGATCTATGGACAACATTAAACACGTACCTGGAGGCGGCAGCAGGAGG ATTGAGTCGCACAAACTGCTGTTCCGCGAGCAGGCCAAAGCGCGAACCGACCATGGCGCAGAAATCGTGTCTCTGGAGGAGTCGCCACACGGTCTGAGCACTGTCTCCTCTTCTGGCAGCATCAACATGGCAGACCCACCGCAGCTTTCCACCCTCGCTGACCAGGTGTCTGCATCGCTGGCCAAGCAGGGCTTGTGA